From Salminus brasiliensis chromosome 21, fSalBra1.hap2, whole genome shotgun sequence, a single genomic window includes:
- the optc gene encoding opticin — translation MMLHASVLAVAVLLGSCWAAPPIDSDPAAYDLENYDVDSDTWDVNSYGETYDYDDLNEEIEVETVAPPPPAVTQPPAVTVPPEAHTEKVTLPPQTTKPQVPPTLDFLGPGLFGPDTGLGMPTCLLCVCLSGSVYCDDSDLTEIPPLPKETTHFYARFNKFTEVKGKDFLNLNQLKRIDLTGNQITTLGEDAFRSLPQLQDLLLVNNKIQVLPELPATMKHIDLRNNRLTSATMHREAFKEMKDLQFLYLSDNQLDYIPGPLPDSLRVLHLQNNNIQSLNQDTFCNSHDITYIRKALEDIRLDGNPVDVNRYAQAYVCLPRLPVGTPH, via the exons ATGATGCTGCATGCATCTGTTCTGGCAGTGGCTGTCTTGCTAGGGTCTTGTTGGGCAGCCCCTCCGATTGACTCCGACCCTGCGGCTTATGACCTAGAGAACTATGATGTGGACTCGGATACGTGGGACGTGAACAGCTATGGAGAAACCTATGATTATGATGACCTGAATGAGGAG ATTGAGGTTGAGACTgtggctcctcctcctcctgccgTCACCCAACCACCTGCTGTGACTGTTCCTCCTGAAGCCCACACAGAAAAAGTGACCCTTCCACCACAGACCACAAAACCTCAAGTACCCCCTACCCTGGACTTCCTGGGCCCTGGTCTTTTCGGCCCGGATACAGGCCTGG GGATGCCCACTTGTTTGCTCTGCGTGTGCCTCAGTGGCAGTGTGTATTGTGATGACTCCGACCTAACCGAGATCCCACCTCTGCCAAAGGAAACGACACACTTCTACGCCCGCTTCAACAAGTTTACTGAGGTCAAGGGCAAGGATTTCCTTAACCTGA ATCAGCTGAAGCGGATTGACCTTACAGGGAATCAGATCACTACGCTGGGAGAGGATGCCTTCCGCTCTCTCCCGCAGCTCCAGGATCTTCTGCTGGTCAACAACAAGATCCAGGTGCTGCCCGAGCTCCCAGCCACCATGAAGCACATCGACCTCCGCAACAACCGGCTGACGAGCGCTACCATGCACAGAGAGGCCTTTAAG GAAATGAAAGACTTGCAGTTCCTCTACCTGTCGGACAACCAGTTAGACTACATCCCCGGCCCGCTGCCAGACAGTCTACGGGTGCTTCACCTGCAG AACAACAACATCCAGAGCCTGAACCAGGACACCTTCTGCAACAGCCACGACATTACTTACATCCGCAAGGCCCTCGAAGACATCAGGCTGGACGGAAACCCAGTGGACGTGAATCGGTATGCCCAGGCTTACGTGTGTCTACCACGACTGCCCGTCGGAACCCCACACTGA